The Candidatus Palibaumannia cicadellinicola genomic sequence GCAGTCAAAATGGTACGTCTGCAATCAATGGAAAAAAACCGTTTCCGTGCGGAAGAAAGAGCAGAAGAACGAGTACTAGATGTGTTAATCCCGCAACCAGCTCCAAATAATTGGGGTCAGATGGAAGAAAACAATGAGCCTTCAAGTACCCGCCAGCATTTCCGCAAAAAGTTACGGGAAGGTGAACTGAATGACAAAGAAATTGAGATCAATCTCGCCGCTGCACCGATAGGCGTCGAAATCATGGCCCCTCCTGGCATGGAAGAGATGACTAATCAACTCCAGTCTATGTTTAAAAATCTCGCTGGTCAGAAGCAAAAATCGCGCAAAATGAAAATTAAAGAAGCGATGAAGCTATTAATCGAAGAAGAAGCAGCTAAGCTTATTAACCAAGAAGAGATTAAAGAGAAAGCTATAGAGGCAGTTGAGCAACATGGTATCGTATTCATCGATGAAATAGACAAGATTTGTAAACGCGGTGAAGTTTCTGGGCCAGATGTATCCCGTGAAGGTGTACAGCGAGATCTACTACCTCTGGTGGAAGGTTGTACAGTATCTACTAAGCATGGCATGGTCAAAACGGACCATATTTTGTTCATAGCTTCTGGCGCTTTTCAGGTTGCCAGCCCGTCAGATCTAATACCTGAGCTACAAGGACGCCTGCCGATTCGCGTTGAGCTCGAAGCTCTCACTCCTAAAGATTTCCAACTGATTCTTACTGAACCTAGTGCTTCGCTTACCATGCAGTATATTGCACTCATGGCCACTGAAGGAGTGAGTATTTCTTTCACCGAAGACGGCATAAAGCGTATTGCCGAAACAGCTTGGCAGGTCAACGAGCGTACGGAGAACATCGGGGCTCGACGCCTGCACACTGTTCTGGAGCGTTTGATGGAGGAAATTTCCTACGACGCTAGCGAATGGCATGGTAAAACAATTTCTATTGACGCAGATTATGTTCGCAGTCATCTCGATGAGTTAGTATCTGATGAAGATTTGAGTAGATTTATTTTGTAACCTCTCATATAGTCAAAATACTAAATATACTAATAATATATTACTATATTATAGTAACTATACTTCATCCATCTTGCTCAATAAACGGCACAGACGTTCTTGTAAAACATCTTGTTCTTTTTTTCAGCTGCTCATTTTTGCTGACCAGCGACTCACTACTGTGTTGTGCCTGTTGTAATTCATGATTTAAGTGATTATTTTTTTCTTTTGAGCTCTTCTATTTCCATCTGCAGAAGAGTAATAGTGTCAATTGCTTGCTGAACTTTTGCTTCGAGCTTATCAAAAACTTCAAATCCCATTAATTTACCCTTACCATTACCTTGAAAATTTTCTAAACAGCTTTATACATACTTTTTGATACGAAGTTTTATTTTAAGTAGCTATTCTGCTTCTGTCTAGACACATTGTTTGTCTTCATGAATTCTGAACACTTTCAGCTTCAGCAAAAAGGTAAAAAGATTGCTTCATAACCGTAATTTTCTTAAGCTCGTTGTTTCCGTAACCGTAATAGAGAAAATAAAATGCGACATCCGTTAATTATTGGTAACTGGAAACTTAACGGCAACAAACATATGGTAAACCATTTAATCACTGCACTACGTAATAAATTAAGTAATATCATCGGTTGCGACGTTGCTATAGCTCCGCCGATGATATATCTTGATAAAGCTAAATATAATCTGGCTGATAGCCGCATTGCGCTGTGCGCGCAGAACGTTGATCTCCATGTTTCTGGCGCGTTTACAGGTGAAATTTCCGCCAATATGCTGAAAGATATTGGCGTAAAATATATTATCATTGGACATTTTGAACGCCGTTCCTACCATAAAGAAAGTAATCAAGATATCGCTGATAAATTTGCGATCATAAAAAATGAAGGACTAATTCCAGTTTTATGCATAGGAGAAAGCAAAGCTGAGAATGACGCTCACCAGACAGAAGCAGTTTGCGCTAGCCAACTTGACGCAGTACTGAACAGAATAGGAGCGAAAGCTTTTGAAAATTCAGTTATAGCCTATGAGCCTCTTTGGGCTATCTCTACCGGTAAATCCGCTAATCCGTTTCAGGCACAAACAGTACATAAATTTATTCGAGACTATCTTGTTCTTCATGATAACACTGTAGCAGAGCAGGTGATTATTCAGTACGGAGGTTCAGTAAACGCTGGCAATGCCGCGGCATTTTTCACCCAGCCGGATATCGATGGAGCGTTGGTCGGCGGTGCCTCACTGAATGCAGATGTCTTCGCTGCTATCGTAAAAGCAGCCGTGCAAGCAAAACAAAAGCTAGCTCTCGCTAGCTGCTGCTTATAAACTTGTTATGGTTATCTTATCGCTGATGGATCTGATCGAAGCTGCTACCATTGGAAAAATGCTCTTTCTTAGCTTTCTGCCAATTACCGAAGGTATCATCTAAGGTAAAGAGTTTGAGCTTTGGAAATTCATTAATGAATTCTTTCGTAATGCTGGCGTCGCGCGGCCGATAGTAGTTTTTCGCCGCGATGCGCTGGCCTTCAGGAGAGTAAAGATACTTCAAGTAAGCATTTGCAACCTCACGGGTACCTTTTTTATCAACAATTCGATCGACAACAGCTACTGTTGGCTCTGCCAATATTGACTCGCTTGGCGTCACAATTTCCAGCTGATTACTCTGACTATTTAGCTTATTGATTGCTAGTAATGCCTCATTTTCCCAAGCTATTAGTACATCACCCTGTCCGCGCTCCACAAATGTATTGGTAGCACTACGAGCACCTGAATCCAATACGCTCACATTTTTGTACAGAGCTTTAACAAACTGTTGTGCTTTCACAGGATCGTAATTATTGTGAGACAGAGCATAACCCCAGGCAGCTAGATAATTCCAGCGGGCGCCGCCAGAAGTTTTGGGATTAGGCGTTATAACAGAGACTCCGGGTTGGATCAAATCTTCCCAGTCATGAATATTGTGGGGATTTCCTTTACGCACCAGGAATACTATAGTCGACGTATAGGGTGCTGAGTTGTCTGGTAGGCGAGTAATCCAATTTTTATCAATAAGCGTATGCTCAGCAATCGCGTCGACATCTGAGGCTAATGCGAGGGTAACTATATCAGCTTCAATACCATTTATTACCGATGTTGCTTGTTTACTAGAACCTCCGTGAGACTGACGTACTGTTATATGATCACCAGTTTTATGGTGCCAATATTCGGTAAATGCTTTGTTATACTCTTGGAAAAACTCGCGGGTGGGATCGTAGGAAATATTCAGCAAACTTATTTCTTTGGCGAAGATATTTGCTGATAGCAATATCAATAGTAACCCAGACGGTAATTTTAACATTATCTACTCCCTCAAATACATGTAAAAAGGTATTATTCAATACAATCATAGAAAAGGCAGGCTGGTAAAGCAGATAAATTAGAATAGTTTACGCGCCATTTCCAGAACATCACTGCGGAAAGGACGTTTCATATTTTCAATAGCGTCTGTAATATCATGATGTACGAGTAGTTCATTTTGTATGCCAACACAACGGCCGCCATATCCCTGCAGCAGTAGTTCAATAGAGTATGCTCCCATCCTTGATGCAATAATACGATCATAAGCGACTGGGTTACCACCACGCTGAATATGGCCCAAAACCGTGGCGCGAGTTTCGCGCCCTGTCTCTTTTTCAATGTACAGCGCAAGTTCAGAGACATGACAAATATACTCTGTTATTGCAATAATCGCATGCTTTTTACCTTTCGCAATGCTAGCATTAATTTCTGATACTAAATCTTCAGGTTTAAATTCTACTTCAGGTAAAATAATAAATTCGCAACCACCTGCGATAGCTGCTGCCATGGTGAGATCACCACAATAACGCCCCATAACTTCTACGATGGAAATACGCTGATGAGATGTAGACGTATCACGCAAACGGTCAATGGCTTCTATCACGGTCTCCAAAGCAGTAAAGTAACCGATGGTGTAATCAGTTCCAGCTACATCATTATCAATAGTGCCAGGTAAGCCTATGCAGGGAAAACCCATTTCAGTTAGGCGTTTGGCGCCCATATAAGAACCATCCCCGCCGATGACTACTAGGGCATCCAAGCCATATTTATTCATATTATCAAGAGCGATAGCCCGTATTGCTGCTTTATGAAAATCAGGGAAACGCGCTGACCCCAGAAAAGTACCGCCACGGTTAATGATATCGGATACACTATAACGATCTAGTTTCTTGATGCGATCTTGACAAAGGCCCAAGTAGCCATCATAGATACCGTAGACCTCTAAGCCTTCCGAAAGCCCAGCCCTCACTACACCCCGGATAGCAGCATTCATCCCAGGGGAATCACCGCCGCTTGTCAGTACACCTATTTTATTAATCATAACAACCTCTTTCTTAATCATAACAACCTCTTAACTTAAAAAACTATTGTGCATCTGTTATAACAGCTATTATCAAATGTGATTCAAGAAAGAAATATGATTCAAAAAAGAAAAGAGATGACATTCTCAGTAGAGTAGTTTGTCCTATCCTAGTATTAAGTAAGGATCTATAAAATTATGATGCTATAGATGTTTCGTTTATCTATCAAGCTTTACAAGCTTTAGATACCATCACCGAATTGAAAACCAGGACTACTAAAAAACTGATCCATCTCTTCTGATGGGCGATCGCTATCTGGTTTACCCACGATTCTAGCCGGTACTCCGGCTGCTGTGGTATGAGGCGGTACAGAACGCAGAACCACCGAACCAGCGCCAATTTTAGCGCCCTTTCCTACTTCAATATTACCTAGTATGGTAGCACCCGCTCCAATCATAACCCCTTCACGAATTTTCGGATGACGATCACCACTTGTTTTACCAGTACCGCCTAATGTTACTGACTGTAGTATCGAAACATCATTTTCGACCACAGCAGTTTCACCAATAACGATGCTTGTGGCGTGGTCAAGCATGATGCCACAGCCAATACGTGCCGCTGGATGAATATCGACACCGAAGGACACCGAAATCTGATTCTGGAAATAAACTGCTAGTGCCTGACGATTTTGGTACCATAGCCAGTGACCGATACGATAGGCCTGCAGCGCATGAACTCCCTTGAGATATAGTAGGGGAGTTGAATATTTATCTACTGCTGGATCACGTAAGCGTACCGCATGGATATCACGTGCGGCAGCAAATATCATTCCTGGATCAGCCCTATAGGCCTCCTCTACAACTTCTCTGATAGCAATTGCTGGCATAATAGGATTAGACAGCTTATTTGCTAGCATATAGCTCAGCGCGCTACCTAAGTTCTCGTGTTTTAATAAGGTAGCATGAAAAAAACTAGCTAGCATGGGTTCACAATCTGCTAGCAATCGTGCCTCAGCTTTGATGCTATTCCATACTAGTTCTAACTGTTTAATAGACATATAGTTTACCTATTAATCGAAAATTAGTTGATATTATAAACTACCTATTTTCTCATCTGTTTGGTCGCGCCCAAGTAGCGTTAATGCAGCATCATGGGCATTTTTATTCTGATATAATACCTGGTATATCTGTTCGGTAATCGGCATCTCTACTCTGTAGCGGGCAGCGAGCTCCAGCACCTCTTTGGTATTACCATAACCCTCAACTACAAAACCAATACTCTTTTGTGCTGTATTAACCTCAGCGCCCTGCCCCAGTAACAAGCCAAAACGTCGGTTACGCGACTGATTATCGGTACAGGTTAATACTAAGTCTCCTAAACCAGCCATACCCATAAAAGTGCTTAGTGCTGCCCCCATAGCAGCACCAAGACGTGACATTTCCGCTAAACCACGGGTTATGAGCGCTGTGCGTGCATTAGCGCCAAAGCCGATACCATCAGAGATACCAGCTCCGATCGCAATAACATTTTTGACCGCGCCTCCTAACTGAACGCCAATTAAATCTAGATTGCTATAAACACGAAAATTTTTCCCGCAATGTAGTAGCTGTTGCAAATCTGTGCGGAAGGTCACATCGGTAGCAGCTAGTGCGATAGCAGTAGGCAATCCAGCAGCAACTTCACGGGCAAAGGTAGGTCCAGATATGACGGCTAGAGGGATATGTCCACCCAGTATATCCCGTGCCACATCTTGCAGTAGGCGTCCTGTTTTGATTTCTAATCCCTTAGTAGCCCAGACAATACGTGCATCGTGACGTAAATGCGGTTTCATTTGCTTTAGTACGCTACCAAATACATGGCTCGGCACCACAATAAGCACGTTACGGCTAGCGGCTAATGCTACTGGTAAAGATGTTTCTAAGTCTAATGTAGGTGGGAATAGTACATCCGGCAAAAAAATATGATTACACCGCGCTACTTTAAGCGCATGGATATGGTCTGGATCATGCCCCCATAATAATACCTTATGACCGTTGCGAGCCAGGGTAATCGCTAGAGCTGTGCCGTAAGAACCGGCACCAATCACAATTATAGAGGTAGCTGCTGACATAACTAGGAGCTTCGCGTCGATGAACTATTTTAGCATTATTCTTTTACTTTTAATCATTAATCTAATCCACCACATGCCTCAAGTGCGTACAAATCATCACAGCCACCGACGTACTTACCATCTATAAAAATTTGCGGTACGGTAGTATAGCCGCTACGCTGAATCATTTCTTCCCGCATATCAATGTTACCATCGATCGTTATCTCCTGGAAAGGTAAGTTCTTACAGGTTAATAATGCCTTAGCACGATGGCAATAGGGACAGGTTAATTTAGTATACATTTCAATTTTAACCATGTGCTTCCTCTTTTATGAGAATGAGTCATTTGCTCCGTATTAGCGGTAAATTATCGGCACACCAGCCGGTTATACCTTCTTTCAACACATAAACTCGTTCAAAGCCGGCTCGATACAGATTTTTAGCATAATTACGGGAAGTTATGCTGCTGTTACCGATTACGACTACTGGTCTATTCTTAGCTTTTTCAATAGATCCTAAGTTGCCGTTTTGGAGACCTGCTTCTGCTAAATTTAAGCTATTAGTAATATGCCCCTGACGATAATCATCCCTACTACGCAAATCAATAATCACAGCATCTTCTTTATTTATTAAGCTGATTACTTCGCCACTGGTAATTTCTCCAACTTTGGAAAACCAACTCTGAAAATAGGAAAATATGACGGCACTTAGTAATACCAACCATGCTAAACTTAGCATAGGATGATCACCTACAAATGGCATAATTTCTTGCATAGCGTGAAGAAACTCCTATTAAAAATAAACAAATCATTTCATTTTACTAACATTAATCATGTTACAACTAATATACGCCAATAGCTAATAACATAGTTCTTTTTCTAAGTTCACTAAATAATTATCTCCATGCGGGAAAAAATATTATTAATATATCGTATTTGCGCTAGTATATTCTGCGCTGGCGCAATTTTATCCCTTATGATTAGTTATGCTAACGACAATAAACAACAGCTTAAAAAGTTGCAACAAGATCTAGTTAAAAAAGAGAAAAGCGTCCAACAGCAGCAACAACAGCGGACTACACTGCTTAGTAAGTTAAAGCAGCAGGAACAATCTATTTGTTACTCCACCAGGGCCTGGCGTAATACTAGGAAGACCTTAAATCTACTTAACCGCGACATTGATCGTCTGAGTCGTTCTATCAGCAAGTTGCAAAGTGATCAGGCAGCACAGCATAAATTACTGGGGCAGCAGCTGGAGACGGTGTTCCGCCAGGGGCAATACGTTTGGTTGCAGTGGGTATTCAGCAATCATGTGGAACGTCAGCGAAGTGAGCGCATTCGGTCCTATTTTCTCTATCTTAATAAAGAGAGAGAAAAAAAAATACAAGATCTCCGCCAAACTAGCGCTAAGCTTACTATGCAAAAAATAGAGCAACAGCAAAAAAAGTATCAACAAAATGCGCTGTTACAACAAGAGGACAAATTACAACGGAAGTTACAGAGTACCCGCTATCATTACCAGAAAACTCTAATAAGTATCAACTCCTCAATAACTGATAATCAGGAAAGCGTAATTAAATGGCGTCAGAATGAGAAGCGACTACGCGATACCATCGCCCGTACGGAACGCAAGGTTAAGATAGAAAATGAAAAACAAGCGAAAAATATACTAGTAGCGCGTACCGACGGTCTAGGTCTACTAGCTAGGAGGCAGGCTATGTGGCCGGTGCGAGGGCACAAGCTACATAGCTTTGGTGAACCACAGCTGGGTGATTTACGCTATAAAGGATTGGTAATAGCGGCGCCGGAAGGTAGCACAGTGCAGGCTATTGCTCACGGCAGAGTTATGATGGCCGACTGGCTACAAGGCTATGGCCTAATGGTTGTTATAGAACATGGTAAAAATTACATGAGTCTTTATGGTTACAACCAGAGTACACTAGTACATGTAGGCGATCAGGTGAAAGCTGGACAAGCTATCGCTTTGGTCGGATCGAGTAATGGTGGTACACCATCGCTTTACTTTGAAATCCGCCGCCAAGGCCAAGCGGTCAACCCCATACCCTGGTTAGGAAGGTAGTTTGTTTAGGCACAGCACCGTACTTTTGTTATTGATCACCGGATACGTACAAGCCGGTCAATTGTCTATTGTTATAGATGATTTTGGTTACCGTCCTGCTACGGAAAAACAGGTGCTGGCAATGCCAGTTAATATATCCATAGCGGTACTACCAGACGCACCTTACGCCCGTAAAATGGCAACGCAAGCCCATCGACAAGGTCGAGAGGTATTAATTCACCTACCAATGGCGCCGCTGAGCAAGCAACCGCTGGAACGTAATACATTGATGCCCTCTATGAGCCGGGATGAGATCGCGCGTATTATTCGCGATGCTATGCATAAGGTACCCTACGCAGTAGGTTTAAATAATCATATGGGTAGCGCTATGACATCTAGCCTCAGTGGTATGCAAAATGTTATGCATGTGCTGAACTACTACTCCTTTTATTTTCTTGATAGTATGACTATTAACAATAGCCAGTCAGTAACAGCCGCAGGTAACAGAGTAAAAGTCATAAAACGTAATGTTTTCCTCGATAATACTAAGAATGAAACAAATATTCGCCTCCAATTCCAGCGCGCGATGGCGCTTGCTCGTCGTAACGGTTCCGCAATCGCTATTGGTCATCCGCATCCAACTACTGTATTAGTATTACAAAAAATGCTTTCTAATCTACCCAGCGATATTATTTTAGTACGCCCTAGCATGCTACTATACTAAAATAAAATAAGATACTATAGTCCCGGCTAGAGTAAAAGAGTTTATGGCCAGCGCGGGCCCGAGTGTTTATGCATAGATTATGCGCCGCACCGGCGAAATTAATTTGAGTAGCACACAGGTTGTCATAGGTGATATTATAGAAGAATTAATGTTGTTATATGGCATCGTAGATCTCACGTTGATTGATGACAGTCTAGTGTCATAGGGGCTGCACACTCTATTTCTGTCCTGTTCTGTTGTGCTACTAACATCGTTTTCTGGTAGGCAAACGAGGGATGCACTTCAGCGCCTGCTGTACTTGCAAGATATAAATTAGTATATGTGTGTCGGTAGTTATGATTATCATCACCCACAACGAGGGATAAGTATGAGTATGACTAAGAAAGCCATCTATCCCGGGACATTTGATCCATTAACGAATGGTCATTTAGATCTAGTTACGCGTGCAGCGCAGATATTCGATGAAGTAATACTAGCTATAGCCGCTAGTCCTAGCAAACAACCCCTATTTGATCTCCATGAACGGGTAGAGTTAGCTATTCAGGTAACCGTGCATTTGCCAAACGTAACGGTACGGGGATTCATCGGTTTGATGGCGCATTTTGCCCGCCAACAGCAGGCTCATATTCTAATCCGTGGGCTAAGAGCAGTAGCAGATTTTGAATATGAGATGCAAATTATGAAAATGAATCGACATTTGATGCCTGGTCTGGAGAGTGTTTTTATGATGCCAGCGGAAACTTGGGCCTATATTTCTTCTACCTTAGTGAAGGAGGTAGCGCTGCACGGCGGTAGCGTAGATCACTTTCTTCCTGCTTTAATTGCAAAAGAGGTTAAGGCACGGTTGTACCCTAATTGACAATGATGTGCTCAGTGTTGGCAATACGTACAAAAGAAGCTGCTACGATTGCCATGTTTAGCAATTTCTATTTGCCTCCCGCATAGTCTACAAGGTTTGCCGCTGCGACCATAGACGTGCAATTCTTGTATAAAAAAACCCGGCTTACCATTTGACTGCAAGAAGTTTCGCAATGTGGTGCCGCCTTGCTGAATAGAGCGCTGTAGTACAACTTTGATACTCTTAGCTAGTATCATCGCTTCCTGTTCATTCAAAGAAGATGAAGCCCGGCCTGGCAAAATACCGGCAACAAATAATGACTCATTGGCATAAATATTACCAATACCAACTACTAGCTTATTGTTCATCAGCAACCGCTTAATGATAGTACGTTTATTACGAGACTGGGTAAACAACCAGTTACCATTAAATTGATCGCTAAGCGGCTCCAGCCCCAAATTAGCCAGTAAACAACTGGTTTGCAAATTTTCGCTCCAAAGCCAGGCACCGAATCTCCGTGGATCAGTATAGCGAATAATACAGCTATTACTCATAATTAAATCAATATGGTCATGTTTTTCTGGCGGCAGCGGTTGGAATAATATTCGAAGCCTACCTGACATACCAAGATGGATCATGATCCAGCCGTTATTCAGCTTTAACAGTAAATACTTAGCCCTGCGTTGTAGACTTAATACCCTACGCTCTTGTATAGAGATAATTTCTTGATCTACTGGCCAGCGTAATTGCTTATTACGTACTTCTACCCGCTTAATAATATGGCCGACCACCCAAGGTTCAATGCCTCGGCGGCTAATTTCTACTTCTGGTAACTCTGGCATCTAAGAATTATCCCTATCACTAGGTTAATGTCTTCGTTTTATTTAATTTTAGCTTCTTTGTAAAGAACATGCTTACGTACGATGGGATCGAATTTTTTTAATTCTATCTTTTCAAGCTTGATACGCTTGTTCTTCGTAGTGGTATAGAAGTGATGGGTACCAGCAGAAGAAACAAGTTTTATCTTTTCGCGAACACCTCTAGCCATGATACAGTTCCTTACCTTAATAATGAATGATTATTACCGCGGACACGGATCGTGGCCAAAACGGTTTCTATGCCCTTTTTATCGATTATACGCATACCTTTAGCGGATATACGTAGCGTGATAAAGCGTTTGTCTTTCTCAATCCAGAAACGATGAGAGTGTAGGTTCGGTAGAAAACGGCGTTTAGTAGCATTCATTGCGTAGGAGCGGTTATTACCGCTTACTGGTCGCTTTCCAGTAACTTCGCAGACTCGGGACATATTGATTCTCCCTACTTTCTTTCTCTAATTGGTATGGAGTATAGCATAACTTTTTTAAGTGTTACTGCTCAAGTATGACATAGAGCTATAGATATCACTCAATGTTTTGAATCTGCTCACGCATCTGTTCAATCAAAACCTTAAGCTCAATTGCTGATGCTGTTACGCTAACGTTAATTGATTTTGATGCTAGAGTATTCGACTCGCGATAAAATTCTTGCATCATAAAGTCAAGACGACGGCCAACTGCATTTTGATTAGTCAGAATATGATATGTTTCTTGAATATGCGCTTCTAGACGCTCTAGTTCTTCCGCAACATCTACTCTTTGGGCTAAAATAACTAACTCTTGCTCTTGACGATGGTTGTCCAACCTAACCTGTGCTTCTTCCAGCTTACCTAATAATTTATTTTTTTGCCACGCTAAGATATCTGGCATTTGCTGACGAACTTTAGTCACCTCAGCGCTGATACCGGCTAAGCGCTGTTCAATAATCGTCTTTAAAGCTATGCCTTCGGTTTCACGAGTACGAATTAAATCATACAGCGTAGCATCAAGACAAGATAGTAATTCAGCGCTCATGGTATCTGTATCTATATCTTGCTCTGTAGCTGCTATTACACCTGGCCAGCCTAGAATCGCTAACGGATCAATCTCTCCTTCGTTACTTTGCATTTTCACCCACTGAGCAGCTTTAATCAGTTTTTTAGTCAATTTCTCGTTCAAGATAAGTACACTTTGCCGGTTAACATTGACACATAGGTTGCACGAAACTTTACCGCGGGTAAGAAAGGTACGGATACGATCACGAATCGTTGGCTCTAGTCTGCGAAATGGTTCTGGCAAGCTGATGTCAGTTTCTAGATAACGTTGATTCACGGAACGTAACTCCCAAGTGGCAGTACCCCAAGTTTTTTTCATGTCACGCCGTGCGAAGGCTGTCATACTACGGATCATAATAATATAATAGCACCAGTTTTTTAATACGCTGTTGCTATTATATATTATAGCACGGTAACCAGACCAGACAAAGCGCCGAAGAAAAAAGGAAAACATAGTCCGTGAAAGAGTATAAGCGTCAATTTATCAAATATGCGTTAAAGACAAAAGTATTAATCTTCGGCGAATTTATGCTTAAATCCGGCCGAATCAGCCCCTATTTTTTTAATGCAGGCCTCTTTAACACAGGTCGGGATCTAGCTTTTTTAGGTAAGGTTTATGCGGCTGCGCTTATGGATACCAGAGTCGATTTTAATCTATTATTCGGACCTGCTTATAAAGGTATCCCAATTGTGATCACAACGGCAGTTGCTTTAGCAGAGCATCATGATCGTAATGTTCGATATTGTTTTAATCGCAAAGAAAAAAAATCTTACGGTGAAGGTGGTATATTAGTAGGGAGCAAGTTGCAGGGAAAAGTCATGCTCGTGGATGATGTAATAACAGCCGGTACCACAATTCGTGAATCTATAGAAATGATCATTAATCATCAGGCGACCCCTACGGGAGTGTTGATTTCTCTCAATCGACAAGAGAAAGGCTATGGCGATATTTCCGCTATTCAAGGAGTAGAGCGGGATTACTCTTGTAGAGTTATTGCTATTATTACTTTAAA encodes the following:
- the rpmG gene encoding 50S ribosomal protein L33, which codes for MARGVREKIKLVSSAGTHHFYTTTKNKRIKLEKIELKKFDPIVRKHVLYKEAKIK
- the pyrE gene encoding orotate phosphoribosyltransferase, with product MKEYKRQFIKYALKTKVLIFGEFMLKSGRISPYFFNAGLFNTGRDLAFLGKVYAAALMDTRVDFNLLFGPAYKGIPIVITTAVALAEHHDRNVRYCFNRKEKKSYGEGGILVGSKLQGKVMLVDDVITAGTTIRESIEMIINHQATPTGVLISLNRQEKGYGDISAIQGVERDYSCRVIAIITLKDLIDYLAKKQDMVDYFSALLSYQQQYGI
- a CDS encoding YicC/YloC family endoribonuclease, giving the protein MIRSMTAFARRDMKKTWGTATWELRSVNQRYLETDISLPEPFRRLEPTIRDRIRTFLTRGKVSCNLCVNVNRQSVLILNEKLTKKLIKAAQWVKMQSNEGEIDPLAILGWPGVIAATEQDIDTDTMSAELLSCLDATLYDLIRTRETEGIALKTIIEQRLAGISAEVTKVRQQMPDILAWQKNKLLGKLEEAQVRLDNHRQEQELVILAQRVDVAEELERLEAHIQETYHILTNQNAVGRRLDFMMQEFYRESNTLASKSINVSVTASAIELKVLIEQMREQIQNIE
- a CDS encoding peptidoglycan DD-metalloendopeptidase family protein; amino-acid sequence: MISYANDNKQQLKKLQQDLVKKEKSVQQQQQQRTTLLSKLKQQEQSICYSTRAWRNTRKTLNLLNRDIDRLSRSISKLQSDQAAQHKLLGQQLETVFRQGQYVWLQWVFSNHVERQRSERIRSYFLYLNKEREKKIQDLRQTSAKLTMQKIEQQQKKYQQNALLQQEDKLQRKLQSTRYHYQKTLISINSSITDNQESVIKWRQNEKRLRDTIARTERKVKIENEKQAKNILVARTDGLGLLARRQAMWPVRGHKLHSFGEPQLGDLRYKGLVIAAPEGSTVQAIAHGRVMMADWLQGYGLMVVIEHGKNYMSLYGYNQSTLVHVGDQVKAGQAIALVGSSNGGTPSLYFEIRRQGQAVNPIPWLGR
- the coaD gene encoding pantetheine-phosphate adenylyltransferase, translating into MTKKAIYPGTFDPLTNGHLDLVTRAAQIFDEVILAIAASPSKQPLFDLHERVELAIQVTVHLPNVTVRGFIGLMAHFARQQQAHILIRGLRAVADFEYEMQIMKMNRHLMPGLESVFMMPAETWAYISSTLVKEVALHGGSVDHFLPALIAKEVKARLYPN
- the mutM gene encoding bifunctional DNA-formamidopyrimidine glycosylase/DNA-(apurinic or apyrimidinic site) lyase is translated as MPELPEVEISRRGIEPWVVGHIIKRVEVRNKQLRWPVDQEIISIQERRVLSLQRRAKYLLLKLNNGWIMIHLGMSGRLRILFQPLPPEKHDHIDLIMSNSCIIRYTDPRRFGAWLWSENLQTSCLLANLGLEPLSDQFNGNWLFTQSRNKRTIIKRLLMNNKLVVGIGNIYANESLFVAGILPGRASSSLNEQEAMILAKSIKVVLQRSIQQGGTTLRNFLQSNGKPGFFIQELHVYGRSGKPCRLCGRQIEIAKHGNRSSFFCTYCQH
- the rpmB gene encoding 50S ribosomal protein L28; protein product: MSRVCEVTGKRPVSGNNRSYAMNATKRRFLPNLHSHRFWIEKDKRFITLRISAKGMRIIDKKGIETVLATIRVRGNNHSLLR